Proteins from a single region of Budorcas taxicolor isolate Tak-1 chromosome 7, Takin1.1, whole genome shotgun sequence:
- the NR2F6 gene encoding nuclear receptor subfamily 2 group F member 6: MAMVTGGWGGPGGGGDTNGVDKAGGYPRAAEEDSASPPGAASDAEPGDEERPGLQVDCVVCGDKSSGKHYGVFTCEGCKSFFKRSIRRNLSYTCRSNRDCQIDQHHRNQCQYCRLKKCFRVGMRKEAVQRGRIPHSLSGTVAASSGSPPGSALAVAGGDLFPGQPVSELIAQLLRAEPYPAAAGRFGAGAAGAFGAGSGAAGAVLGIDNVCELAARLLFSTVEWARHAPFFPELPVADQVALLRLSWSELFVLNAAQAALPLHTAPLLAAAGLHAAPMAAERAVAFMDQVRAFQEQVDKLGRLQVDSAEYGCLKAIALFTPDACGLSDPAHVESLQEKAQVALTEYVRAQYPSQPQRFGRLLLRLPALRAVPASLISQLFFMRLVGKTPIETLIRDMLLSGSTFNWPYGSGQ, translated from the exons ATGGCCATGGTGACCGGCGGCTGGGGCGGCCCCGGGGGCGGCGGCGACACGAATGGCGTGGACAAGGCGGGCGGCTATCCGCGCGCGGCGGAGGAAGACTCGGCCTCACCCCCCGGGGCCGCCAGCGACGCTGAGCCAGGCGACGAGGAGCGGCCGGGGCTGCAGGTGGACTGCGTGGTGTGCGGGGACAAGTCGAGCGGCAAGCACTACGGCGTCTTCACCTGCGAGGGCTGCAAGAGCTTCTTCAAGCGGAGCATCCGCCGCAACCTCAGCTACACCTGCCG GTCCAACCGTGACTGCCAGATCGACCAGCATCACCGGAACCAGTGCCAATACTGCCGCCTCAAGAAGTGCTTCCGGGTGGGCATGAGGAAGGAAG CGGTGCAGCGCGGCCGAATTCCGCACTCGCTCTCCGGCACCGTGGCAGCCTCCTCGGGCAGCCCTCCTGGCTCTGCGCTGGCCGTGGCCGGCGGAGACCTCTTCCCGGGACAGCCGGTGTCGGAGCTGATCGCGCAGCTGCTGCGTGCCGAGCCCTACCCCGCGGCGGCCGGGCGCTTCGGTGCAGGAGCCGCGGGCGCTTTCGGAGCCGGGAGCGGCGCGGCGGGCGCGGTGCTGGGCATCGACAATGTGTGCGAGCTGGCGGCGCGGCTGCTCTTCAGCACAGTGGAGTGGGCGCGCCACGCGCCCTTCTTCCCCGAGCTGCCGGTGGCCGACCAGGTGGCGCTGCTGCGCCTCAGCTGGAGCGAGCTCTTCGTGCTGAACGCGGCGCAGGCAGCGCTGCCCCTGCACACGGCGCCGCTGCTGGCCGCCGCCGGCCTGCATGCCGCGCCCATGGCCGCCGAGCGTGCCGTGGCCTTCATGGACCAGGTGCGCGCCTTCCAGGAACAGGTGGACAAACTGGGCCGTTTGCAGGTCGACTCCGCGGAGTATGGCTGCCTCAAGGCCATCGCGCTCTTCACACCTG ATGCCTGTGGCCTCTCAGACCCAGCGCATGTGGAGAGCCTACAGGAGAAGGCGCAGGTGGCCCTCACCGAGTACGTGCGGGCCCAGTACCCATCGCAGCCCCAGCGCTTTGGGCGCCTGCTGCTGCGGCTCCCTGCCTTGCGTGCCGTCCCGGCCTCCCTCATCTCCCAGCTGTTCTTCATGCGCCTGGTGGGCAAGACGCCCATCGAGACGCTGATCCGAGACATGCTGCTGTCAGGAAGTACCTTCAACTGGCCCTACGGCTCAGGCCAGTGA